The sequence CGGCCACTAGGCTGGTCCGCTTTAACGCCGCTAGAACGCCGACCGGATCGGTTGGGCTGATTAGCACACCGAACACAAGCGCCCAGGCGAATGACAATGCGACGCCGACTTGGCGCGCAACCAGCCAAAAGCCGCCGCCGATCACGAAGGCCGAAATGACCACGCCGAAGGTCGCCAATGTCGCGGCGGTCCAACCGCGCCGGCGAAGAGCCTCGAAATCTACGTGCATGGCCCCGGCAAACAGCAGATAGGCCAGCATGAAGCGGAGCACGGCGGTCGAGAAATCAACTTGCGCCACGATCTGGCCGACTGCGCGGCGGACGCCCAGGCCTGGCAAGAGCCTATCGATCCCGATCAAGGCGAGAGTTGAGGCAAGGCCGACCAGGAGCATCGCCACGCCCGTCGGCAAGCGCAACACCTTCAGGTTCAGCCAGCCAATCATGGCGCTGAGGGTCAGGAACAGCGCAACAAGATCGAACAGCGATAGGGCCATGGATCCTTGCTGGCGCGTCGAACGGCTCAGAGCAATGGGAAACCGCGCCCTTTATGAACCGTTTATCGCCTCGCCGGCCATTAGGCGTCGAACCTTGATGGCCAGTTGCGGTATGCTGTTGTGGTTAGAGTTTGAAGTCGATCTTGCGGCGCCGACTTTTCCCGCCGTCCGCGCAGCGGCGGATGCGCTCTCGGCATTGATCCTCCCCATGAGTGGCGGCGGACGATTGAGCACTAGGCGGGGATGGAGTTGGCAAAGGAGTCGATCGCGACCTTGGCCCATTTCCCTTTCGGACTGCTCCTCATTCTCGGGCTGCCGTGCCTGGCGGTTGCGATACTCCTTGCTATCGAATTTGCAGATGTGCGGGCGCCATCCCACGAGGCTGAACCGGGCGACGCGACCGGGCTGAAGGGCGAAGGCAGCGACGGCTCCGGTCAATGAAATCCATGCGCCCCGGCATTGTCTGCATGTGAGCGCCTTTCTACGCGGCCGGGTATGCCGCCGGCCCGAGCTTTCATAGCTTGCGTAGTCACGGAACTGTCAGGCGAACGCGCTAGGGATTTAACATCCCGCTGGGATATAATGTCATGGCGGAGGGCATGGCGGCAGGAGATGGCGATGCCCGAAAATTTCACTGAAACCGTTTTGCTGGTCTGTAGCGACGAGGTGCGCGCCAGCGACATCCTTGCCAAGCTCTTCGACAAGGGAATAGACGCGATTGGGCCAGTGAAGGACTCTGCAACCGCCATCGCCCTTGCCGGCCAGAAGGCGCCGACACTCGCGATCATCGCCCGACCGCCAGCCGGGCGGCGGAACGCCTGGCAATTGGCGCGAGCCCTGGTGAGCAACTGGGGGATCGCCCCGCTGCTTCTGGATACGGCGCGCAAGGACGGATGGGACGGGACGGATCCATCTTGGTGGCGTCCGGGTTCTGGGCAGCTGGCCCGATTGAAGGCCGCGCTCGGGTGATGTGGCGTCTCGGATATGGAAATTGAGATGAGAAACCGCCTGCTATTCGCCGCAATCGGGGGCCTTGTGTTCCTGGCCGGGGCATTCAGCAGCGCCGCCAGCACAGTCTCAGGTCGTGCCAGCGGCCCTCTACGTGAGGATCTGTCCGTGACCGCGGCTCCGCTTGCTTCAGCGGATTTCAAATTCTCCGGCCTCCAGGTCGGAACGGTCGTGGTGGACGGCCGCGGCCGAACGATCGGCGTCATCCGAAAGCTGGATCTCTTGCTGGACGGTCACCCAGCCGTGCTGCTGTTGCACAATGGCTCGAAGCTTGACGTTCCAAGATCGCAATTGGCGCTCAGAAACGATCGTGATGACGCTTTGCTTTTGATGGACCGCTCGAAGCTGCGCACCATGGCGATCCTGAACAGCGGATGATCGGGCGTACCCAGCTCTCTGTGGTTCCGGACGACCTCGGATCACCACGGGCAGGAGCTGGCTTGGGTCGCCGAGGCGCTCACGACCGGCAACCAATTTCAGCCAACTCGCTCCAGCTCTTCAGAACAGCGCGCGCACAGGTGGGCGTAAAGAAACGACACCGCGCCTCAAACCGCTGCGACCATGCAGGGCAGCCCCGCGAGGGTGAAATCCAGCAGCCTCGGCAGGTTCCCGGGGTAACAGGAAACGGGGGCGGGGGCGAAGTCGGGATCGCATGCAGCACCAAAGTGTGAAACCTGCCAGGTGGCCGCTGATCGCGCCGAATTTCAGCGCGCCATTCGACGCCGGTAGGGGGTTGGTGGCGGAGTCGTCCCTTCCCAACGGCCCCCTTGAGCCCCGACCCACCTCCACGGGCCCCCTGCCCCGCTCGCTTTCACCAACCCGCGGCTTTTCGCCCATTGTTTAGGAAGATTCTCGCCGGTGGCGTCCCAGGCAACCGCCAATTAATCACAATATGATACAGAAGCCTCGGGATTTTCGACTTGGATCGGTGATGAGATTCCTTTGGGCTTTGCCTGTCGCGGCCGCGATACTTGTGGCAGGGGCGCCGGCGCTGTGTCAGCCAAGTGCACGGTCGCCAATTGCGATTTCGGATCAAACTGCGGTTCCGTTCGTGGCGGAGCCAACGAAAGCCCCCGACGAGATGCCGGCCCAAATCCTTGGGATGCGGCTCCAGTCGAACGCACACGGTGGTGTAACAATAGACTTCGTCCATGACGGTTCAGACGCCAGCAAAAAGGGCCTGCGCGCTGGTGACGTCATTGTCGCCGTAGCCGGCCGCCAGACACCGACACCCGAGGACGTGTCGGCGGTGATCACGCAGGCTGGGCGCACACACCGCAAAGCCGTCTTGCTGCTCGTCACACACGCCGGTGACTGGTCTCTTGTCTCGCTCAGTCTAGCAAACGCAAAGGGCTGAGCCGTTCCCTGGGGTTGGGCCCGGGCCGGCCTTTCAGGGCGTTCGCGCGCAAGGACTTAAGATATATCGTAGAGAGGTCTAGCTACGCTCCGCCGGAGATCAAAGCCCGTAGTCGGGCAGGGCGAAAGCGTCACGCATCTGGGCGCCAACAAACAGGTCGGGCAGGCCCGGGACCGCCATCAACTTGACGGCCTGGTTTCGCAGCCAGACGCCCATCGCCGTTCGCGGCGTAAAGGATCTGGCGAAGTTGCGCGCGGACGCCTGCTTTCCGGCAATGAAGGGGCGCAGGCGGCTTTCATAGCGTTCCAGGGCTCTGGAATAGTCTGCATCCGCCGCCAGCTCGCCGGCCAGTACATAGGCTTCGGTCATGGCGAGCCCTGTCCCCTCCCCAGCCAACAGAGAAACGCAGGCCGCGGCGTCGCCCAGAAGGGTGACGCGCCCCTTGGACCAGGACTTCAAACTGATCTGGCTCACACGATCGAAATAGATGTCATTGGCATTGGCCAAAGCTTGCGCGATCCTGGGCCACTCCCATTCCATCGACGCGAAGGTATGCTGCAGCGTCTGTCGTCGCTCCTCGAGGCCCTTGGGCTCGGCTCCGCCCAGCTGATCCGCCGCAAACACGAAGAGGAACATGGTCCGGTTTTCCCGCATGGCGAAGCGGGAGATCTGGCGGCCTGGATCGCCGTAACTGACATAGGTGAGCTCATCGCGCGGGGCGTAGCCCTCAGCCTCGAAGGCGGCGACATAATAGCCGAGCGGTCGCTCGAATTCGGCCTCGGGCCCGAAGGCCAGCGCGCGGACATTCGAATGCAGTCCGTCTGCACCGACGACCAGGTCGTACTCCCGCGCCAACTTGCCATTCAGCACGATCCAGACACCTCCCGGGTGCTCGTCAATGGAGGTTATCGAGGTCCCGAAAATGGTCTCTACCCGGCCCTCGATCGTCCGATAAATGGTTTCGGCCAGGTCGCCGCGTGGCAGGCTCGTAAAGCGTTCGCCCAGCTCCCTGCGAATAGTGGCCGCAGAGATCCCGCCCGCATTGCGGCCGTGGGCGTCGACATATCGGACCTCTTCGAGATCGTAGCCGGCGGCGCATACCTGGGGCATGATTCCCATGCGCTCGGCGACCGTGTAGCCGACGCCCCAGAAGTCGATCATGTAGCCGCCGGTTCGCAGTCGTGACGACGCCTCGATCAGCGTTGGGGTGTGGCCGGCCTGAAGTAGCCAATAGGCCAGGGTGGGACCCGCCACGCCCGCGCCGCTGATCGCGATTTTCATCCTGCGCCTTTGTGTTTTCCGGCCTGGCGGCTCGGCGGTATAATCGTTCGGGTATCGCTGATGGGAGCCGAAGACATGATTTCGTTCGGGCTGCTGCTGGCGTCAGGGGCGGTCGCGTTCGCGCTGGCGTTCGGCGTCGCTCGCTCGCGCGGGTTGCGCAAAGGCGGCGAAGGCTGTGGGCGGCGACCGTCCTGGCGATGAGCGGCCGGTTCGATCCAGGCCGGCGCGCGCTCCTCCTCGAACATGTAGTCGCGAACGATCGGCAGGGCGTCCATTCGCCGGGTCAGCTGTAGCTGGAACACCATCGTCGTTCCGGTTCGGAAGCTCAGTTCGCCGACGGCCAGATAAAATTCGAACATCCGGCAGAAGCGTTCATCGTAGAGGGCGGCGATCGCGGCCCGGTCGGCCTGGAACCGCGCGCGCCAGCACCGAAGCGTTTCGGCGTAGTGCAGCCGCAGGATCTCGATATCGGTGATCCACAGTCCGGCCTTCTCGACGGCGGCGGTGACCTGCGACAGCGAGGGAATGTAGCCGCCCGGGAAGATGTATTTGCGGATGAACGGATCCGTGGTTCCCGGCGGCTCCATGCGGCCGATCGCATGGACGACGGCCACCCCGTCATCGGTCAGCAGTCGTTCGATCTGCTGGAAAAAGCCGACATAATTCGGTGAACCCACATGCTCGAACATGCCGACCGAGATGATGCGGTCGAAAGCCCCTCGGACATCCCGGTAATCGCTCAGCGCAAAGCGAGCGCGATCCGACAGATCTTCCGCCGCCGCGCGCCGATTGGCCAGCGCCAGTTGCTCCTCGGAGAGGGTGATGCCAGTGACCTTTGCGCCGTAGTCCCGGGCCAGGCTGAGCCCCAAGCCGCCCCAGCCGCTGCCGATGTCCAGGACGCGATGGCCTGGCCGCAGACGGAGCTTGGCCGCCAGATGGGCCTTCTTGGCGGCCTGGGCCTCTTCCAGGCTCATGCCGGGCTTCGCAAAATAGGCGCAGGAGTACTGCATGTCCGCGTCGAGGAAGCGCCGATAGAGGTCGGCGGCGAGGTCGTAGTGGTGCGCGACGTTCCGCCGAGCTGCGCGGCGATCGTTGACTTGACGAAGCCGACGCACGAGGGCGTTTTTCACCCCGGCCAGAAACGGATGGCGAATCCTCGGTCGCTCCGGAAGATTGCGGCCGACCAAGGATAACAGGTCCCAAAGGTCGCCCTTCTCGAAGACGAGATCGCCCTCCATATAGGCCTCGCCAAGCCCGAGGCTGGGCTCCAATGCGATGCGCAGCGCCGCCTTGCGGCTCAGCCGCACGACGACGGGTGCGCCCGACCCATCGCCATAGGTTTCGGTCAGGCCGTCGTCATAGACGACGGACAAGCGGCCGGACCTGAGCGTCTTTGCAAATAGGACATGCAAGATCATCCAGATTCTCTCAATTGTCCGCCCGCCCGCCCGCCCGTCTCGTCGAAACGATGTTTCACACTTCGCTGTTCCGCGTATCTAAACATCATAGAGTGATATAAGAAAGCTTGGGATTTGGCTGCTGTCGATGCGAGACAGGCCCGACATCAAGCGGCGACTGGCTGCCCCCGTCGCGAGATGCTGGTCACCGTGAAGCGTAGGTCGCCCGGGGCAGGCGGCGAACATCAAAGCCGAGACGCTCCGCCGTGCTCGTCAGGCCGCTCTGGCATTGCTGGGTCAAGCTTTCGACATGGTCACGGTCGGCGTTGGCCTCGAGCTGGGATCTGGCCGAGCCGGATCCGTGTAAGAGGTCGGCCGCCAGTTTCAGGTGTCGCGCCTTAGCGTCATATGCCGCCCAGCAAGGACCGACCGCGCCGTCCAGCGATGGCAGGAACCTTTTTCCAATCGCCTCGTCAAAGCGAAAGACGCCCAGCGCATGCGCGCTTGTTTGGCAGACGCTCCGAGCAGATGTGAGGGCGTCCAGGTGAGACGGCCTCGGCTCCTGGCCTATGCTGTCGGCTCCCCGCGCAGCGGCGTCACACTGGGCCATCGCCACAAACGCGGCGCGCACCTGTTGGGCGAACGCCGCCGATTGCTGGGGCGTGGGCGGCGGCGCCTTGGGCGAGCATCCCGCGCAGAATGCGATCCACCCAAGGGTCAGGGCGGCCCGCGCTACGGCGACCAAGGTCAGGGCGCCCAGGACCCGGGTCGAGGTTCGCCACCACCCCGGCCGGGTGCGAGCCCTTCGGTCAGGCGCCCGCAAGGCTCACTTCCAGGAGGTTCGGCACGGATGATGGATCGGTGACCTCTACAGTCCCCTTCCTCAATCGCCATAGAACCCGAACCCTCGGAAGCGCCAAGCCGTCGCCTGCCCGCACGTCGTCCCGCGAAGTGCGGCTCGCCGCGCCGTACTGCTTTTGAAATTGAGCGACCACGTCGTCGAAAGCATCGACCGAGGTGCGAAATTCAATCTTCACCAGCCGGTTTTGCGAGAAGAAATAGTGCGGCGCGCGCGCCAGGAAGCGCTTCGTCAGCGGAAAGGATTGGACCAGGGTTTCGGGCCCATAGCGAGTTGCATAGGAACATTCGACTTGCCGGCTTGGTCCCGCGGCGGCGGCGCGGCTGGAGGCGAGGTCGGGCGTACAGACCCGAAGCAGGTTTGCCGGCGCCACACCTGGAAACGGCAGCGCCTTCCATTGGTCAAGCGTCATGCCCAGCCTCGCGCCGTCGAACTGAAGCATTGGCGCCGGCGGCGATGGCGACGCGGCCAGAGCGTTCGCTTCGAAAAGCGCCGCGACGCCAGCCAAGCCAATCCTCATTGACAGCCCGAGCACACCATCCAATCTCACTTCACCCTCCAGTCGCAGCATTACCGTCGCTCAACCCCAAATGGGATCGGAGCCGCGACGCACATAACATCCTATTGTGATATTATTTGGGCGACAGCGCCGGCGCGAAGGGCCGCGAAAAGAGGGGGAACGCCCCGCTTCGCGGGGGTGATGCGAATTCAGGGGGCGTTCCCGCTCCAGGTCAGTCTGCACATCTTCTAACCGCGAGCACATTATCACGCCCAGATATAACTGGCAAGCGACTAGCCTTGCCGCCGAGTTCGAGAGCTCGCTCCGAATTGGGTGATCTGTAGGGACAACCCAGCCCACCAGACTAACCAATGGTATCCCATTATGATATAGACTGCGGCCAGCGGCTTTGCCGTTGGCTGAAAGCGTGATCTTTCGGAGCTTGGTGTGCCTGACGACCGCGCAAAGCCAATGGTCGAGCCCATCGCGGGTATCTTGAACCGGGTCGCACGCACCGCGCCGCTCCCCCTCTGGCGCGGACAGGTCGTCGCGCTCGCGTCCGTGGCCGCAGCAACTGGGTTGCGCTGGGCGCTCGAGCCGGTGATTGGCGCCGACGTCTCTTTCGCGACGCTATTTCCGGCGGTGCTGGTCGCGACTCTATCGGCTGGCGTTCCCTCGGCTCTGACGACCATCGTCGCCGGCGCCGCCGCTACGCTTTGGTTTTCTATGGCTCAGTCGCACCAGCACCCGGCGGATGCGATCCCGAGACTGATCGTTTGGGTGATCACCGGATCCATGATGGCGGTCATCTCGTTCGCCTTGAGGCGGACCCTGGTCGACCTGAAGGACCGCACGATGCAATTGAGGATCGCGCAGGACGAGCTTCGGGTGCTGGTCCGGGAATTGGAGCATCGGGGCAAGAACACGCTCGCCGTAATCCAGGCGATCTCCAACGCCACGGCGCGGGCATCCAGCAGCGTGAATGAGTATCGGTCCGCCCTGTCAGGCAAACTGCAGGCCCTCGGAAGAGCCTACTCCCTGCTGACGCGCGATCGATCCACGCCGGCCCCGCTTGCTGGGCTTATTCAGCAGATCCTGGCGCCTTTCGGCGACCAGGTCGTCGTCCAGACCGGACCGCCCTTGCTCGTCGATCCGCAAGTCAGCGTCGCCTTCGCCCTCGCCCTGCACGAACTCGCCACCAACGCCGCCAAGTACGGCGCCTTGTCGGGTCCTCAGGGACGGGTCGAATTGAGTTGGCGATCACACCAGGATCGGTATGTCCTGACTTGGCAGGAATGCGGCGGCCCTCGCCCCCCGGCCCAGACCACTGAAGGGTTCGGCTCGAAACTCATCCGCCAAGCCTTCGCGCGTGTTCCCGGTGCGGAACTCTCTATCGAAGCGGCGCCGGCCGGCCTGAGCTGTACGGTCAAACTATCTCCGCGCCAGGGCGGCCTGTGGTCGCCCCCGGAGGATTGATCGCTGCAGCGCGAACTGAACGGGATCATTTGAAGCTTGTCGTTTTCGGTCTTAGGCGTCTGCACGGCCCAGACCAAAGGAACGCCCGCCAACCGCCTAGGTCCGCAGCGATCAGCAGGCGCTCTGCGAGCGGCCATGACAGCGCCCGCAGTCAAATTGTATCATTCCATGATGATTGTGGCCAGCCCTGCCCTGGGCGATCCGCAACCTGCGGCTCCCCTGGGGCCTCGTAGGAAAGCTTGAACGCAAGGCCGCATTCGCGAAAGGCGCGCACCAACGCGATCGAGGTATGGTGTCGCGGCCGATGGCGACCTGTCTCGAAATTGATGATGGTACGCCACGAAATGCCAGACCTGTGAGCGAGATCCTGCTGCGACCATCCCAGACGTCGCCGAGCCTCGATGCAGCCTTGGGGAGTCAGCGCGGTTTGTGCCAGCGGTGTCGCGCTCCAGCTCGCATTTACGTCCTATGATGATATACACTAGATCGGGATGGCGAGGCCAGCCGCCATCAGGGCCCACGCCCGCACCACTGTCTGGCCCGATTTGGAGGCGTCGAAATGCTTGGCGATTGCGAAGTTGTGCGCCTGGAGGATCGACGCATGCACTCGCCGGCGGTCGCCTGCGAGCAGGTTCATGACTCGCTCTGGATCGCCGAGGGCGAGATCGTCGATTTCTATGGATTTGCATACCCGACCCGTTCGGTCGTCGTTCGACTGGACAATGGCGATCTGTGGGTCTGGTCGCCCGTTCGGCTGACTGAGGCCATCATTCGCGACCTGCAGGTCCTGGGCCCGGTCCGCCATTTGGTGAGCCCCAACAAGCTGCACCACCTCTACCTTCAGGATTGGAAGCAGGCTTTTCCGGAAGCCCAGCTGTGGGGACCTGCCTCGACCATCAAAAAGCGCCGCGATCTCAAATTCCACGCGGCGCTGCGAGGCCTCTCGCCTGCCGAATGGCAGGGGGAGATCGATCAGGCCTGGTTCACCGGGTCCTTGATCATGGACGAGGTTGTGTTCTTTCACCGCCCGTCCCGGACCGTCATTGTCGCCGACCTGATCGAGGCTCTTACCGAAGAGTTTCTTCGGGAGCATTGGCCCTGGTGGATGCGCTTGCTCGCCCGGGTCGACGGAATCGCCGCGCAGAACCCCGGCGCCCCACGAGAGTGGCGCGTGACGTTCCTCGACCGGCTCCCGGCGCGGGCGGCAAGGCAGAAGGTGCTCGGTTGGTCCGCCGATCGCGTGGTCATGGCGCACGGAGACTGGGTGCGAAAGGACGGCCATGCCTATCTCGAGCGCAGTCTGGCCTGGCTCGGTCCGCCCTTGCGCTGAAGCCTTGAGCCGCTTTGCTCGCCTGAGTTCACTGTTATCTTCGCCATCACTTCACTCCCGCTCTCGGCTTGTGGCCAGCGGGGGCATTTTCGGGATTTTGCGCTATCAAGCCTCTCGCCAACGCGACTCCGATCGCCAATCGAACCGCCAGGAGACAGACGCTCAAGCGCCGGCTCCATGCCCGCCGCACCTGGCGCATGGCCCGCATCATCGGGGTGGCCATTCTCGGCGGTCTCGCCGCCGCCCAATTCGCCAGGCTCTGCGACGGCGCCATGCACTGGCATTCGCGTCTCTATGCGGCGGCCCCCCTGGCGAGCCTCGTGTTGCTGCCAGTCGGGTTTCCCATCGCCGCCTGGCTGACGCGGCGGTTCGCACCCGAGGCGGCCGGCAGCGGCATCCCCCAGGTCATCGCGGCGGCGGAGGAACGCTGGCATGGCCGTTGGGGGGGCCAAAGGGTGACGTTGAAGACGGCGGTGTGGAAGGTCGCGCTCTCGGCGGCGCTTCTGGTTTGTGGCGCTTCGATCGGCCGCGAAGGCCCCACAGTGCAGGTGGTGGCAGGCGTCATGCGCACCTTGACGCGCGGCCTGAAAGGCGGGCCAGGCCGGCGCGCCATCATCATCGCCGGCGGTGCCGCAGGGGTCGCCGCCGCATTCAACACGCCGATCGCCGGCGTGGTGTTCGCGCTGGAGGAACTGGCGAAGAGCTTTGAGCGACGCACCCATACGACTGTGATCATGGTTGTCGTGATCGCCGGGCTCGCATCCTACGCGCTACAGGGGGACTACGCGTATTTTGGGGTGCTGAACGGCGCCTCAGACCTCAAGACAGCTTGGCTGGCCGCGCCGTTCATCGGCGTCGTGGGCGGCCTCGCCGGCGGCGTTTTCAGCCGCGCCCTCAGCCTGACGATCGGGCCAGACCAGAATCCGCTGACGCGTTGGCGCCGCGCCCATCCCATCATCTTTGCAACCCTTTGCGGCGGCATCGCCGCCGGCGCCGCCTTCGCCTCTGGCGGAATCACCTTCGGCGCGGGCTATGCCGAGGCGAAATCGCTGCTACAAGGCCATCCTGGCCGGGGCCTGGGTCTGGCCGGATGGAAGTTCGTGGCGACCCTGGCGGCCGCAGCGTCGGGGGCGCCCGGCGGCCTTTTCGCGCCATCACTGGCGATCGGCGCGGGACTTGGCGCAGCCTTCGCCCATACCGGCCTTGCCGCCATGGCCGGACGCGACGCGGTCGTGCTTGGCATGTGCAGCTATCTTTCCGGCGTGGTTCAAGCGCCACTGACCAGCGCCGTCATCCTGATGGAAATGACCCGCAACCCGGGCCTCGTCGGGCCATTGATGCTGGCCGCCCTCCTCGCCCGCGCGTCGTCGGCCTGGGTGATGCCCGAGCCGATTTATCACGCGCTGTCGAGAAGTTGGCGCCTTGCGCCGGGCTGAAGCCGAGCTGAACAAACCGCCACTCGGAACCTGCCGCGGCGGATTTGAGGCCGACGGGTGGAGCGACGCCGCATTTCGCCCAATAATTATCACAATGGGATACTATTGGCCTGCTTGGATGTTGCTGTTGACCGGCGTCGATAGCGCCGAAGCGCCACCGGCAAGATCAGGTCTGCCCCCGCTGCGGCCGTGCGGTCGCCGGTTGGGTGCGATTGGAAGCTAGCGAGGCTCACAGACTATGAAGAACAAGGACTACGTCGCCGGAGCGGCCGTTGGGGCCCTTTGCACCGTTCTCGCGGGCGTCGGCGGTTATTGGACCTGCGCCAACGCCCAACCTGGCGCTGTGAACCGTCCGGCGAGCGCGATCGCCGCGCCGGGAGCCCCCTCGTCCTTCGCCGACATCGTCCAGAAGGTCTCGCCGGCTGTTGTTTCCATCGATGTGGAAGGCAAGGGCGCCGCAGGCTTCACCACCTCGTCAGGCCAGATTCCGCCGGAGTTTTTCAAGCAGTTCGGCGACCCAGGCGGCGATAATCCCTTTGGCTTCGATTTCCGGCAGTTTTTCCAGCAAGGACCGAACCCCGGCCCGGCGCCGAAGATGCGTGCGACCGGATCCGGCTTCTTTATTTCGCGCGACGGCTACATTCTCACCAACAACCACGTGGTCGATGGCGCGGACAAGATCACGGTGCGCACCAAGGATGACCGTGAGCTGAAGGCGCGCCTGATCGGCCGTGACCCGGCCACGGATCTTGCGGTCATCAAGGTCGAGGGGGCCGACTTTCCTTTCGTCAGCTTCGAGGACCGGGCCAAGCCGCGGGTCGGCGACTGGGTGGTGGCGGTCGGCAATCCCTTCGGCCTCGGCGGCACCGCCACGGCCGGCATCGTCTCGGCCCTCGGCCGCAAGAACGTCAGCAATTCCAACTATGTCGATTACATGCAGATCGACGCGCCGATCAACCGCGGCAATTCCGGCGGGCCGACCTTCGATGTCTATGGCCGCGTCGTCGGGGTCAACACAGCCATCTTCTCGCCATCGGGCGGCTCGGTCGGCATCGGCTTCGACATTCCGGCCGACGTCGCCGCCTCGATCTCCCGGCAGCTAATCAGCGGCGGCAAGGTGGTGCGCGGCTATATCGGCGCCACCATCCAGGACGTAACCCCGGAGATCGCCGACAGCCTGGGCTTGCCCACCTCCAAGGGGGCGCTGGTCGCCGATATCACGCCCGATGGACCGTCCGAGCGCGCGGGACTGAAACCCGGCGATCTGGTGCAAAGGCTCGACGGCCGCGAGCTGGCGTCGGCGGACGATCTCACCCGACAGGTCGCCCTCGTGCATGGCGGTGACACCATCCGCCTCGAGATCCTGCGCGATGGCCAGCGGATGGAGATTGATGTGCGCTCCGGCGTGCGGCCGAGCGAAGCCCAGTTGGCCAGCAATGACACCCGTGGCGGCGACGACGGTTCTTCGAGCGGCTCGGACGCGCCACGCGTGCTTGGCATGCGGGTCGAACACAATCCGGATGGCGGACTGATGATTGACGGCGTGCGCTCAGATTCCGACGCCAGCGAAAAGGGGCTGCGGCGCGGCGACATCATCCTGAAGGCCAACGGCAAGCCGACCGCCAATCCGCAGGACCTTTCTGCGGCTGTGGCGGAGGCGAGGCGGTCGGGCCGCAAGGACATCCTCTTGATGGTGAGCCGCAGCGGCAGCAACAGCTTCATACCGGTTCGCGTCCCGGCGGCGAAGGGATAGTCCGTTCGCCCTTTCTGGGCTCGCGGGGGTTGGGGTCTGGAGGAGCATGATGACCCCTATGGACGGGACCCTGGCCACTTACGATGAGCCGGTCAGGCGCGATTTCATCCATATCCTGGCGGCAACCGCAGTCGCCGGCGCCGGAGCGGCTTGCCTTTGGCCGCTGATCGACCAGATGAACCCGGCCGCGGACACCCTCGCCCTGGCGTCGATTGAGGTCGACTACAGCAAGGTGGCGCTCGGCCAACAGATCGTCGTCAAGTG is a genomic window of Phenylobacterium montanum containing:
- a CDS encoding Do family serine endopeptidase, coding for MKNKDYVAGAAVGALCTVLAGVGGYWTCANAQPGAVNRPASAIAAPGAPSSFADIVQKVSPAVVSIDVEGKGAAGFTTSSGQIPPEFFKQFGDPGGDNPFGFDFRQFFQQGPNPGPAPKMRATGSGFFISRDGYILTNNHVVDGADKITVRTKDDRELKARLIGRDPATDLAVIKVEGADFPFVSFEDRAKPRVGDWVVAVGNPFGLGGTATAGIVSALGRKNVSNSNYVDYMQIDAPINRGNSGGPTFDVYGRVVGVNTAIFSPSGGSVGIGFDIPADVAASISRQLISGGKVVRGYIGATIQDVTPEIADSLGLPTSKGALVADITPDGPSERAGLKPGDLVQRLDGRELASADDLTRQVALVHGGDTIRLEILRDGQRMEIDVRSGVRPSEAQLASNDTRGGDDGSSSGSDAPRVLGMRVEHNPDGGLMIDGVRSDSDASEKGLRRGDIILKANGKPTANPQDLSAAVAEARRSGRKDILLMVSRSGSNSFIPVRVPAAKG